The Geobacter sp. AOG2 genome includes a window with the following:
- a CDS encoding inositol monophosphatase family protein has protein sequence MNDYQKYLDSAVTAAMAAGSYQRHRFASLLEIDLKGDKNLVTEVDRESERLIVEHLLACFPGHTVIAEEGEYPSGDSPFRWIIDPLDGTTNYAHGFPWFCVSIAMEAEGELAVGVIYNPLSDELFTATRGGGAYMNGRRLRVSTHFPLGNTVLGTGFPYDCATDPANNFASFIAFQKAARGIRRAGAAALDLAFVAAGRLDGFWELKLKPWDVAAGVLLVREAGGIVTTFDGSAYDVFNDRILASNGLIHDDMTALLAASASSAGASP, from the coding sequence ATGAACGATTACCAAAAATACCTCGATAGCGCCGTGACGGCGGCCATGGCGGCGGGGAGCTATCAGCGCCACCGTTTTGCCTCGCTTTTGGAGATTGACCTGAAGGGCGACAAGAACCTGGTGACCGAGGTGGACCGGGAATCCGAGCGGCTCATCGTGGAACACCTCCTGGCCTGCTTCCCCGGTCACACCGTCATCGCGGAAGAAGGGGAGTATCCGTCGGGCGACTCCCCGTTCCGCTGGATCATCGACCCCTTGGACGGCACGACCAATTACGCCCACGGATTCCCCTGGTTCTGCGTCTCCATCGCCATGGAGGCGGAGGGTGAACTGGCAGTGGGCGTGATCTATAATCCCCTGTCCGATGAGCTCTTCACCGCCACCAGAGGGGGCGGCGCATACATGAACGGGCGCCGTTTGCGGGTCTCCACGCATTTTCCCCTCGGCAATACCGTGCTGGGTACCGGTTTCCCTTATGACTGCGCCACCGACCCGGCCAACAACTTCGCCAGCTTCATCGCCTTCCAGAAGGCGGCCCGCGGCATCCGCCGGGCCGGCGCCGCCGCCCTGGACCTGGCCTTTGTGGCCGCCGGCCGCCTGGACGGTTTCTGGGAGTTGAAGCTCAAACCGTGGGATGTGGCCGCCGGCGTCTTGCTTGTCCGTGAAGCGGGCGGGATCGTTACGACCTTCGACGGTTCCGCTTATGACGTGTTCAATGACCGTATCCTGGCCTCAAACGGCCTGATCCACGACGACATGACGGCCCTGCTCGCCGCATCCGCATCGTCCGCCGGAGCCTCCCCATGA
- a CDS encoding beta-ketoacyl-ACP synthase III yields MIHSQIIGSGAYSPERIVKNEFFEGLVENADEWVFSRTGIRERRFAREDQATSDLATIAAKQALEAAGIDASEIDCLVVGTSTPDMILPATACIVQHNIGAANAFAFDVNSVCSSFVYAMEVADNFIKCGKYKTVMAIGADTYSKILDFEDKSTCPLFGDGAGAAILRATEEDKGVICTYMRSDGSGWPLIQVPSSGSRKPVTAETIAARENTFKMAGKQVYVFATDVIPEIIMEICRKGGIQTSDLDYIIPHQANVRMIDFIAKKFGYPKERFLLNLDRCGNTSAASVALVLDENLRNGTIKPGNLVLTMGFGGGLSWGGLLIRF; encoded by the coding sequence ATGATTCATTCGCAGATCATCGGCAGCGGGGCATATTCACCGGAACGGATTGTCAAAAACGAATTTTTCGAAGGTTTGGTGGAAAACGCCGACGAGTGGGTGTTTTCCCGTACCGGCATCCGTGAGCGCAGGTTTGCCCGCGAGGATCAGGCAACCTCCGATCTGGCGACCATCGCCGCAAAGCAGGCTCTGGAGGCTGCGGGTATTGATGCTTCCGAGATCGATTGCCTTGTGGTCGGCACCTCGACGCCTGATATGATCCTGCCGGCAACAGCCTGCATTGTCCAGCACAACATCGGCGCCGCTAACGCCTTTGCCTTCGATGTCAACTCGGTGTGCAGCAGTTTCGTGTATGCCATGGAGGTGGCTGACAACTTCATCAAGTGCGGCAAGTACAAGACGGTGATGGCAATCGGCGCGGACACCTACTCCAAGATCCTCGATTTCGAGGACAAGTCCACCTGCCCGCTGTTCGGCGACGGTGCCGGAGCCGCTATCCTCAGGGCGACCGAGGAGGACAAAGGGGTGATCTGCACCTACATGCGCAGCGACGGCAGCGGTTGGCCGCTGATCCAGGTACCCTCCTCCGGGTCGCGCAAGCCGGTCACCGCCGAGACCATCGCCGCCCGTGAGAACACCTTCAAGATGGCCGGCAAACAGGTCTACGTCTTTGCCACCGACGTAATCCCCGAGATCATCATGGAAATCTGCCGGAAGGGCGGTATCCAAACCTCCGACCTGGATTACATCATCCCGCACCAGGCCAATGTGCGCATGATCGATTTCATCGCCAAGAAGTTCGGTTATCCCAAGGAACGGTTCCTGTTGAATCTGGACCGCTGCGGCAATACCTCGGCCGCCTCGGTGGCGCTGGTGCTCGACGAGAACCTGCGCAACGGCACCATCAAGCCGGGCAACCTCGTCCTGACCATGGGTTTTGGCGGCGGACTCTCCTGGGGCGGCCTGCTGATCAGGTTCTGA
- a CDS encoding RNA polymerase sigma factor: MTSVPEQTSDESLISAVLAGDEGAFSLLVTRYKRRIFGLASRFARDSDEVEDICQEVFIKAFENLAAFRHDAPFEHWLTRIAVRASHDALRRRRREKGQSGFDDYVFEVRDYAAEARHEAGQARELLKWALSRLKADERVVITLLELEGYSVREISGLTGWSEANVKVRAHRARQALKRVLEENDEQ; the protein is encoded by the coding sequence GTGACCAGTGTGCCAGAGCAGACTTCCGACGAAAGCCTGATCAGCGCCGTCCTTGCGGGTGATGAAGGCGCCTTTTCCCTGCTGGTGACCCGCTACAAGCGGCGCATCTTCGGGCTGGCCTCCCGTTTTGCGCGGGACAGCGACGAGGTGGAAGACATCTGCCAGGAGGTCTTCATCAAGGCTTTTGAAAACCTGGCGGCGTTCCGGCACGACGCCCCCTTTGAGCACTGGCTGACGCGGATCGCCGTCCGGGCAAGCCACGACGCTCTCCGCCGCCGGCGGCGCGAAAAGGGGCAAAGCGGGTTTGACGACTACGTCTTCGAAGTGCGCGACTATGCCGCCGAAGCGCGCCATGAGGCCGGTCAGGCTCGTGAACTTTTGAAGTGGGCGCTGTCCCGTTTGAAGGCGGACGAGCGGGTCGTCATTACCCTCCTGGAGCTGGAGGGGTACTCGGTGCGGGAGATTTCAGGGTTGACGGGGTGGAGCGAAGCAAACGTGAAAGTGCGGGCCCATCGGGCGCGGCAGGCGTTGAAACGGGTGCTGGAGGAAAACGATGAACAATAA
- a CDS encoding bifunctional 2-polyprenyl-6-hydroxyphenol methylase/3-demethylubiquinol 3-O-methyltransferase UbiG, which translates to MANTFSGMIRFTPSLDPGDARCRLERLIPSHLDPSPFQPDLRRLRRMSAAFAAFCPPPWPAPGLCLTPEIHYQSELWLPLAELKPVFSRFHRAALGCASPLGGAPCDAAASWADVASALPPPLSSCTTPSRLLHRLVTDNEARRIYLFRSSMPKRFYGGAMDRYPHQTAAVRLWLERRNVGEQPLRCLDAACGDGAITYGLVRLLLDLGRAPQDFLVEGWTIDPLEVWAAAHCAFPHDPSRQEAFRRWALPVFSTGAERSLSFRQADLLTVAPDRQRFDLILCNGLLGGPIINKGEEIRRVVESLAALLAPRGLVLAADSFHGGWKQKCPHHEVQALFASAGLAVFEAGEGVGGLKQG; encoded by the coding sequence GTGGCAAATACTTTTTCCGGGATGATTCGCTTCACCCCGTCCCTCGACCCCGGAGATGCCCGTTGCCGTCTCGAAAGGCTCATCCCGTCACACCTCGACCCTTCCCCTTTTCAACCCGACCTCCGGCGACTCCGGCGCATGTCGGCCGCCTTTGCCGCCTTTTGTCCGCCCCCCTGGCCTGCCCCAGGCCTCTGCCTGACCCCCGAGATCCACTACCAGAGCGAACTCTGGCTCCCCTTGGCCGAACTGAAACCGGTCTTCAGCCGCTTCCACCGGGCAGCCCTCGGCTGCGCATCGCCCCTTGGCGGCGCACCTTGCGACGCCGCGGCCAGTTGGGCCGACGTGGCGTCCGCCTTGCCGCCGCCCTTGTCGTCATGTACCACTCCGTCCCGCCTGCTGCACCGGCTCGTGACCGACAATGAAGCGCGCAGGATATACCTCTTCCGGTCCAGCATGCCGAAACGTTTCTACGGCGGGGCCATGGACCGCTACCCGCACCAGACGGCTGCTGTCCGGCTCTGGCTGGAACGGCGGAACGTGGGAGAACAGCCGTTGCGCTGCCTTGACGCCGCCTGCGGGGACGGCGCCATTACCTATGGCTTGGTGCGGCTGCTGCTCGACCTCGGCCGGGCGCCCCAGGACTTTCTGGTGGAAGGGTGGACCATCGACCCGTTGGAGGTGTGGGCCGCCGCCCATTGCGCCTTTCCCCATGATCCTTCGCGGCAGGAGGCCTTCAGGCGCTGGGCGCTGCCGGTTTTTTCAACCGGCGCAGAGCGGTCCCTGTCATTCCGGCAGGCCGACCTCCTGACCGTGGCCCCGGACCGGCAGCGCTTCGATCTCATCCTCTGCAACGGACTGCTGGGGGGGCCGATCATCAACAAAGGCGAGGAGATCCGGCGGGTCGTGGAGAGCCTTGCGGCACTCCTGGCGCCAAGGGGATTGGTGCTGGCTGCGGACAGCTTCCACGGAGGGTGGAAACAGAAATGCCCGCACCATGAAGTGCAGGCATTGTTTGCTTCGGCCGGGCTCGCCGTATTCGAGGCCGGCGAGGGGGTCGGCGGTCTGAAACAGGGCTAA
- the mqnE gene encoding aminofutalosine synthase MqnE, with protein MTTFENIAAKVRANERISADEALFLFTSNDLLAIGELAALANGRKNGKNVFFNVNRHINPTNICVNRCAFCAFSRTPGDDGAYTLALEEVCRKAKQAAEEGATEVHIVGGLHPDLPFEYYEKALGSIRQVAPGLHIKAFTAVEIDYFGRISGLSIEQVFERLKAAGLGSMPGGGAEILVEEVRQKICPEKISGARWLEIIRLAHLAGLKTNATILYGHVEGPADRVRHMEMLRELQDETGGFQAFIPLAFQPENSDLKLNIRGTSGLDDLKTLAIARIFLDNFNHIKAYWVMLGEKIAQVSLAFGVNDLDGTVVEEKIGHDAGARSPQSLTKEGIIRLIGKAGRTPVERDTLYRPINSY; from the coding sequence ATGACCACCTTTGAGAACATAGCCGCCAAGGTCCGCGCCAACGAGCGCATCAGCGCCGACGAGGCGCTTTTCCTGTTCACCTCCAACGACCTCCTGGCCATCGGCGAACTGGCCGCCCTGGCCAACGGGCGCAAGAACGGCAAGAACGTCTTCTTTAACGTCAACCGCCACATCAACCCGACCAACATCTGCGTCAACCGCTGTGCCTTCTGCGCCTTCTCCCGCACGCCGGGGGACGACGGGGCCTACACCCTGGCGCTGGAAGAGGTGTGCCGCAAGGCGAAGCAGGCAGCAGAGGAAGGCGCCACCGAGGTGCACATCGTCGGCGGACTCCACCCCGACCTCCCCTTCGAATACTACGAGAAGGCGCTGGGTTCCATCCGCCAAGTTGCTCCGGGGCTGCACATCAAGGCCTTTACCGCTGTGGAGATCGACTATTTTGGACGCATCTCCGGCCTGAGCATCGAACAGGTTTTCGAGCGGCTCAAGGCCGCCGGACTCGGTTCCATGCCGGGCGGCGGGGCGGAGATACTGGTGGAGGAGGTCCGTCAAAAGATCTGCCCGGAGAAGATCTCCGGAGCCCGCTGGCTGGAGATCATCCGCCTGGCCCACCTGGCCGGCCTGAAGACCAACGCCACCATTCTCTACGGCCATGTGGAAGGACCGGCCGACCGGGTCAGGCACATGGAGATGCTTCGGGAGTTGCAGGACGAAACCGGCGGTTTCCAGGCCTTCATTCCCCTGGCCTTCCAGCCGGAGAACTCCGACCTGAAGCTGAACATCCGGGGGACCTCCGGCCTGGACGACCTCAAAACCCTGGCGATTGCCCGCATCTTCCTGGACAACTTCAACCACATCAAGGCCTATTGGGTCATGCTGGGGGAAAAGATCGCCCAGGTTTCCCTGGCCTTCGGGGTCAACGATCTGGACGGCACCGTGGTGGAGGAAAAGATCGGCCACGACGCCGGAGCCCGTAGTCCCCAGTCCCTGACCAAGGAGGGCATCATCCGCCTGATCGGCAAGGCCGGCCGGACCCCGGTGGAGCGTGATACCCTGTACCGGCCGATCAACAGCTATTGA
- the ispF gene encoding 2-C-methyl-D-erythritol 2,4-cyclodiphosphate synthase — protein MRIGHGYDVHRLVEGRKLIMGGVEIPWEKGLLGHSDADVLLHAISDAILGAIGEGDIGKHFPDTDPTFKGADSLKLLEQVMVIADNRGYRLGNLDATIIAQRPKMAPHISAMRENIARVLHAAPEQVNVKATTEEGLGFTGTGEGISAHAVVLLEQNR, from the coding sequence ATGCGTATAGGGCACGGTTACGACGTCCACCGGCTGGTGGAAGGAAGAAAACTGATCATGGGTGGGGTGGAGATCCCCTGGGAAAAGGGTCTTCTGGGGCATTCCGACGCCGACGTCCTCTTGCACGCCATCTCCGACGCCATCCTGGGCGCCATCGGCGAAGGCGACATCGGCAAGCACTTCCCCGATACCGACCCCACCTTCAAGGGAGCCGACAGCCTCAAACTCCTGGAACAGGTCATGGTCATCGCCGACAACCGCGGCTACCGGCTCGGCAATCTGGACGCCACCATCATCGCCCAGCGTCCCAAGATGGCGCCCCATATCTCTGCAATGCGGGAGAATATTGCCCGGGTGCTCCATGCCGCCCCGGAACAGGTCAACGTAAAGGCCACCACCGAGGAAGGCCTCGGATTCACCGGCACCGGCGAGGGGATCTCCGCCCACGCCGTGGTACTGTTGGAACAGAATAGGTAA